One window from the genome of Myxococcales bacterium encodes:
- the purD gene encoding phosphoribosylamine--glycine ligase → MRILLLGGGGREHALAWKFLGEGHEVTCAPGNPGIAASGAACVPLDIVDATAVIACARTCHAELVVVGPEAPLVAGVADALRAAGFAVFGPGADGAQLEASKAFSKQFFARHGIATAPFFVCATFDEAAAAIASLGGRVVVKADGLAAGKGVVVCDDAASAHEAAREMLDGRFGDAGLRLVIEARLQGREVSLLAITDGKDLCVLPATEDHKSIYDGDRGPNTGGMGTVSPAWVSEALVARAIADVLRPTLAGLAAEGIDYRGVLYAGLMVTPDGTPWLLEYNCRFGDPETQPIMMRWVGNAGELLAAAAAKTLASGAVTWRAETAVCVIVAAPGYPASPRLGEAIGGRLASDARVQIFHAGTRAEGARLVTSGGRVFAVTALGADVHAARAAAYGAADQIEFAGKQLRRDIGLRPSAALFAGAVNAADDA, encoded by the coding sequence ATGAGAATCTTGCTACTTGGCGGCGGCGGGCGTGAGCATGCGCTAGCATGGAAGTTTCTCGGCGAGGGGCATGAGGTGACTTGTGCGCCGGGGAATCCTGGCATCGCGGCAAGCGGCGCTGCGTGCGTGCCGCTCGACATTGTAGACGCCACGGCGGTCATCGCCTGCGCGCGCACCTGCCACGCCGAGTTAGTGGTGGTTGGCCCCGAGGCTCCACTCGTCGCCGGCGTCGCTGATGCGCTGCGCGCCGCAGGCTTTGCCGTGTTCGGTCCAGGTGCCGACGGCGCCCAGCTAGAAGCCTCGAAGGCCTTTTCAAAACAGTTCTTCGCGCGCCACGGCATCGCCACCGCGCCGTTTTTTGTTTGCGCGACCTTCGACGAGGCGGCGGCGGCGATTGCGTCGCTTGGCGGCCGCGTCGTGGTGAAGGCCGATGGGCTCGCGGCTGGCAAGGGCGTCGTGGTGTGTGACGATGCCGCTTCGGCGCACGAGGCCGCGCGCGAGATGTTGGACGGGCGATTTGGCGACGCGGGGTTGCGCCTGGTCATTGAGGCGCGGCTGCAGGGCCGCGAGGTATCGCTGCTCGCCATCACCGATGGCAAGGACCTCTGCGTGCTACCCGCCACCGAAGATCATAAGTCGATCTACGATGGCGATCGCGGGCCTAACACGGGTGGGATGGGCACAGTCTCGCCGGCCTGGGTGAGCGAGGCGCTCGTCGCGCGTGCGATCGCGGACGTCTTGCGCCCCACGCTCGCGGGGCTAGCTGCCGAAGGCATAGATTATCGCGGCGTGCTGTATGCGGGCCTCATGGTGACGCCCGATGGCACGCCGTGGTTGCTCGAATACAACTGTCGCTTTGGCGATCCCGAGACGCAACCCATTATGATGCGGTGGGTTGGCAACGCGGGCGAGCTGCTCGCCGCCGCCGCCGCGAAAACACTCGCGAGCGGGGCGGTGACGTGGCGGGCCGAGACGGCCGTATGCGTCATCGTGGCGGCGCCGGGCTATCCTGCTTCGCCGCGCTTGGGCGAGGCGATTGGGGGCAGGCTCGCCTCTGACGCGCGCGTGCAAATCTTTCACGCCGGCACCCGCGCCGAGGGCGCGCGGCTCGTAACATCCGGAGGCCGCGTGTTCGCGGTGACCGCGCTTGGCGCCGACGTGCATGCGGCGCGCGCGGCCGCGTATGGCGCCGCCGACCAAATCGAGTTCGCCGGCAAGCAGCTGCGACGCGACATCGGCCTGCGCCCGAGCGCGGCCTTATTCGCCGGCGCCGTAAACGCGGCCGACGACGCGTGA
- a CDS encoding PQQ-like beta-propeller repeat protein has product MVALTDLEIPHGSPPFVMFGVDARHQGRRLVAPVAKLTPRWQTSIGAAVTGGIVMGPDARIYVAAHDGALYALSRDGAIAMRAATGERSWSTPAIAGDGTIYIGSDDDHLYAFAPSGETRWSLRLGECDPKGFGPAGTKCDADGGPTLGPDGTIYVGGDGVHAVAPNGELRWKFATPQHVASPPALADDGAIYVGCQDDNVYALGPDGALRWTVRTKGDVDGGVAIADDGTLYVGSDDGALYAISRSGEVKWKTLTGGEIRGTPALGADGTIFVGSYDGYLHAIAPTGEVRWRFATAGKIHASPTIAGDVVVIGSQDNHVYGVRLTGEQVFALPFAADVDSTPWVADDGTLFVAGDDGIVSAFGSPQP; this is encoded by the coding sequence GTGGTAGCGTTGACGGATCTCGAGATTCCCCACGGGTCGCCCCCTTTTGTGATGTTTGGCGTAGATGCCAGGCATCAGGGCCGACGACTCGTAGCTCCGGTCGCCAAGCTGACGCCACGGTGGCAAACGTCTATCGGGGCAGCGGTGACCGGAGGCATCGTGATGGGGCCCGACGCGCGCATTTATGTCGCGGCGCACGATGGCGCCTTGTATGCCCTGTCGCGGGACGGCGCCATTGCCATGCGCGCCGCGACCGGCGAGCGCTCGTGGAGTACGCCGGCGATTGCGGGCGATGGCACCATTTATATAGGCAGCGATGACGACCATCTCTACGCGTTTGCGCCCAGCGGTGAGACGCGGTGGTCGCTGCGGCTCGGTGAATGCGACCCTAAGGGATTTGGTCCCGCGGGCACCAAATGCGACGCCGACGGTGGGCCGACGCTGGGCCCCGACGGCACGATTTATGTGGGTGGAGACGGCGTGCACGCGGTAGCGCCAAATGGTGAATTGCGGTGGAAATTTGCGACGCCTCAGCATGTCGCCTCGCCACCCGCGCTTGCGGATGACGGCGCGATCTATGTCGGTTGTCAGGACGACAACGTGTACGCGCTTGGACCAGACGGCGCGCTACGCTGGACCGTGCGGACCAAGGGCGACGTCGACGGTGGCGTGGCCATCGCGGACGACGGCACGCTGTATGTCGGCAGCGATGATGGCGCGTTGTACGCGATTTCGCGCAGCGGCGAGGTAAAATGGAAGACCCTGACGGGCGGTGAAATTCGCGGCACGCCGGCGCTTGGCGCTGATGGCACCATCTTCGTCGGCAGCTACGATGGCTATCTCCACGCTATCGCGCCCACCGGAGAGGTGCGGTGGCGTTTCGCGACCGCCGGCAAAATTCACGCCTCGCCGACCATTGCGGGCGACGTCGTGGTCATTGGCAGCCAGGACAATCACGTCTACGGCGTGCGTCTCACCGGCGAGCAGGTATTTGCCCTGCCGTTTGCGGCGGACGTCGACAGCACGCCCTGGGTGGCCGACGATGGCACGCTTTTCGTCGCCGGCGACGACGGGATCGTCTCGGCGTTTGGCTCGCCGCAGCCCTAA
- a CDS encoding VacB/RNase II family 3'-5' exoribonuclease: MAQKQDHAQLRTLLLDMVSDGALDVISGGAFALPPQGRPGDKHAASPNKHAQPAHSQPSATPTAASGKLPWQGRGGAGGTPPHGVASAATTAAAPPSTPTQAPTSAPERGMAKGLRGDRDRTAEAPHGIIVVNPGGFGFVRVSDGKDVYVSQVRRGESIDGDDVELRFWRGDRGFEGEVVRVLARTKHRVAGLLKRDGTRVWIEPDDPRVAIDLPRIFLKKNPGGEGTCIVDIGKATTRSRRAELAVDASVIALLGTSDDPITETEKIVALGGFPVEFPEDAKAQAAATPTTVIEADHRDRTDLRHLRFCTIDPETARDFDDARCIEQMAKGATRVWVAVADVAHYVRWNDPIDTSAKERGVSVYLPDRVISMIPIQLSAGICSLNPHLDRCAMVVKLEFDAKGKITSSEPMAALIQSKARFDYGGVSCVLEPSAGPVREGYEPWRPELEALFALSRKLREIRMERGSLDLELPEPKVVLDADNPKLVRDVVRAKASPAVKLAYSLVEEFMLCANEAVGRYFNQRKLTSVWRIHAPPGEEKLGEFADLLGTYGIKVDIENAQTPKGMKAVLDQVSTMPAARALTQLLLRSLTQAQWDIVPIGHFGLASAEYVHFTSPIRRYPDLLAHRLLKHALHAEGKPSGGGYEGKTPPNDVVQELAHASSRHERRAMDAERDTVAMYRAFLVRDRLGEQFEGVVSAVTSFGAFIEIETPFVEGLVRSEKLGDGTGFDPIRLRLKSRFSGKELRLGDRVKIQISDVSVAKRRIEFDLLEVLTVHPPADDDAASDAARVERGRKGGAADGARARRPTLKKEMETHRKLKSLWDASPGRSAAGPSAKDKGKRAVPGKGKPSRAAAQPGAKLSLKVSHRGRMAGAKKKR; encoded by the coding sequence TTGGCGCAAAAACAAGACCACGCGCAGCTGCGCACGCTGCTGCTGGACATGGTGTCGGACGGCGCCCTGGACGTTATTTCGGGGGGCGCGTTTGCGTTGCCACCACAAGGACGTCCCGGTGATAAGCACGCGGCCTCGCCGAACAAGCACGCTCAACCGGCGCACAGCCAGCCGTCGGCCACACCAACCGCTGCCTCAGGCAAGCTGCCTTGGCAGGGGCGCGGCGGCGCGGGTGGCACACCGCCGCACGGTGTGGCTTCCGCGGCGACGACGGCCGCAGCGCCACCGTCTACGCCCACGCAGGCACCGACGTCCGCACCGGAGCGCGGCATGGCCAAAGGGCTGCGTGGCGATCGCGATCGCACCGCCGAGGCGCCGCACGGCATCATCGTGGTCAACCCGGGCGGCTTTGGCTTTGTGCGGGTGAGCGATGGCAAGGATGTCTATGTCTCGCAGGTGCGCCGCGGCGAAAGCATCGACGGCGACGACGTCGAGCTGCGTTTTTGGCGCGGCGACCGCGGCTTCGAAGGCGAGGTCGTGCGCGTCTTGGCGCGTACCAAGCACCGCGTGGCGGGCCTCCTAAAGCGCGATGGCACGCGGGTGTGGATCGAGCCGGACGACCCGCGGGTTGCCATCGACTTGCCGCGCATCTTTCTCAAAAAAAATCCGGGTGGCGAGGGCACCTGCATCGTCGATATTGGCAAGGCCACCACGCGCTCGCGGCGCGCCGAGCTCGCCGTCGACGCCAGCGTCATCGCGCTGCTCGGCACCTCGGATGACCCAATCACTGAAACCGAAAAGATCGTGGCGCTCGGCGGCTTTCCCGTCGAATTTCCCGAGGACGCCAAGGCGCAGGCAGCGGCGACGCCGACCACGGTCATCGAGGCCGATCATCGCGATCGCACCGATTTGCGTCATTTGCGTTTTTGCACCATCGATCCGGAAACCGCGCGCGATTTCGACGATGCGCGTTGCATCGAGCAAATGGCCAAAGGGGCGACGCGCGTATGGGTTGCCGTGGCCGACGTCGCGCACTATGTGCGCTGGAACGACCCAATTGACACCTCGGCCAAGGAGCGCGGGGTGTCGGTGTATCTACCGGATCGCGTCATCTCGATGATCCCGATCCAGCTCTCGGCGGGGATTTGTTCGCTCAACCCTCACCTCGATCGCTGTGCCATGGTGGTCAAGCTCGAGTTTGACGCCAAGGGCAAAATCACCAGCAGCGAGCCGATGGCGGCGCTGATTCAATCCAAGGCGCGCTTTGATTATGGCGGCGTGTCGTGCGTGCTTGAGCCAAGCGCGGGCCCGGTACGCGAGGGCTACGAGCCGTGGCGTCCCGAGCTTGAGGCGCTGTTTGCGCTGTCGCGCAAGCTGCGGGAAATCCGCATGGAGCGCGGCTCGCTCGATCTTGAGCTGCCCGAGCCCAAGGTGGTGCTCGACGCCGACAACCCTAAGCTGGTGCGCGATGTTGTCCGCGCCAAGGCGTCGCCGGCGGTCAAGCTCGCCTATTCGCTGGTCGAGGAATTCATGCTGTGCGCCAATGAGGCCGTCGGGCGCTATTTTAATCAACGCAAGCTGACCTCGGTGTGGCGCATCCACGCGCCACCTGGCGAGGAAAAGCTCGGCGAGTTTGCCGACCTGCTCGGCACCTACGGCATCAAGGTCGACATCGAAAACGCGCAGACGCCTAAGGGCATGAAGGCGGTGCTCGATCAGGTCTCGACCATGCCGGCGGCGCGCGCGCTGACGCAATTGCTATTGCGGTCGCTGACGCAGGCGCAGTGGGACATCGTGCCGATTGGCCACTTTGGCTTGGCATCGGCGGAGTATGTGCATTTCACGTCGCCGATTCGCCGTTATCCCGATCTGCTAGCGCATCGGCTGCTCAAGCACGCACTCCACGCCGAAGGCAAGCCAAGCGGCGGCGGCTATGAGGGCAAGACGCCGCCCAACGACGTGGTGCAAGAGCTGGCGCATGCCAGCAGCCGCCACGAACGCCGCGCCATGGACGCCGAGCGCGACACCGTCGCGATGTATCGCGCCTTTTTGGTGCGCGATCGCCTCGGCGAGCAGTTCGAGGGCGTAGTGTCGGCGGTCACCAGCTTTGGCGCGTTTATCGAAATCGAGACGCCGTTCGTCGAAGGCCTGGTGCGTTCGGAAAAACTCGGTGACGGCACCGGCTTTGATCCGATTCGCCTCCGCCTAAAAAGCCGTTTCTCGGGCAAGGAGCTCCGCCTGGGCGATCGCGTAAAGATCCAAATCAGCGACGTCTCGGTAGCCAAACGCCGCATCGAGTTCGATTTGCTCGAGGTGCTGACCGTGCATCCGCCAGCGGATGACGACGCCGCCAGCGATGCCGCCCGAGTTGAGCGTGGCCGCAAGGGCGGCGCCGCCGATGGCGCGCGCGCGCGACGACCCACCTTGAAAAAGGAGATGGAGACGCACCGCAAGCTAAAGTCGCTATGGGATGCCTCACCGGGTCGCAGTGCCGCCGGCCCGAGCGCCAAGGATAAGGGCAAGCGCGCGGTCCCGGGCAAAGGCAAGCCGAGCCGCGCCGCCGCGCAGCCTGGCGCTAAGTTGTCGCTAAAAGTTTCGCATCGCGGGCGCATGGCCGGCGCGAAGAAAAAGCGCTAG
- a CDS encoding GNAT family N-acetyltransferase: MDGAVGHIGRRPTTNGDALVDAAPSVRAANANEVVRLSSFFSSTLSEVGDGWREDRTANIEDVSALAKQGKFVVLDSTCGSEFLGAFHMICENGQMRVQMLAVSPTSHRRGIGRRLLDIAESFASALGCAQVVVDLRGTSQELRRWYQRLGYVDYGTQLAKTLATVS; encoded by the coding sequence ATGGACGGCGCCGTTGGCCACATAGGCCGGCGGCCCACCACCAATGGCGACGCGCTCGTTGACGCCGCACCCAGCGTGCGTGCGGCGAACGCCAATGAGGTGGTTCGCTTGTCTTCGTTTTTCTCCAGCACGCTGTCAGAAGTCGGCGACGGCTGGCGTGAAGATCGCACCGCCAACATAGAGGACGTCAGCGCGCTGGCTAAACAGGGCAAGTTCGTCGTACTCGACAGCACGTGTGGCAGCGAGTTTTTGGGCGCCTTTCATATGATTTGTGAAAACGGACAGATGCGGGTCCAGATGCTGGCGGTGTCGCCTACCTCGCATCGCCGCGGCATCGGCCGGCGGCTGCTCGATATCGCCGAGTCATTTGCCAGTGCCTTGGGGTGCGCGCAGGTGGTAGTTGACTTGCGAGGCACGTCACAGGAGCTGCGGCGTTGGTATCAGCGCCTTGGCTATGTCGACTACGGAACTCAATTGGCCAAGACGCTCGCAACTGTGTCATAG